Proteins encoded in a region of the Macaca mulatta isolate MMU2019108-1 chromosome X, T2T-MMU8v2.0, whole genome shotgun sequence genome:
- the XAGE5 gene encoding X antigen family member 5 encodes MSWRGRRYRPRRCLRLAQLVGPMPEPSVPEPQQEGPPTESQDHTPGQKREEDQGAAEIQVPDLEVDLQKLSQSKTGDECGDGSDVQGKILPKSEQFKMPEGGEGKPQL; translated from the exons ATGAGTTGGCGAGGAAGAAGATATAGACCAAGACGATGTTTACGACTTGCTCAGCTGGTTGGGCCTATGCCT GAGCCCAGTGTGCCAGAGCCTCAACAAGAAGGACCACCAACTGAAAGTCAGGATCATACACCTGGtcagaagagagaagaagatCAGGGTGCAGCTGAGATTCAAG TGCCCGACCTGGAAGTTGATCTCCAGAAGCTGTCTCAGTCAAAGACTGGGGATGAATGCGGAGATGGTTCTGATGTCCAGGGGAAGATTCTGCCAAAATCAGAGCAATTTAAAATGCCAGAAGGAG